AGTTGTAGTACCAGATTTAGTACATAATAAAAACGTGATTTTTTGGGGctatcatcaatttcatcaacCTTGGCAGGTGCCAAACTTGGGGGAGGCTTTTAGGCTGTTTGAAAGTTATTCTGTCCAACCGGGGAATGAAGGATTTGGAATAGACTAATGGCGATTTTCATTTGCACAACCAATATTTGTGTTGAGTGAACGGCAGTCTTGTCTGGTTTGAAAATACTCAATTGACAAATTTCGTGATTCATTCATATCATCACTAGGGTTCATTACATCTCGACATTCTTGACATTAGCATTGATAGTTTAAGATTTGACAATTGAAATCTCATTGGACAATTAACTGAGACGTCTCTCGTTATGTCAATTCCTATTCCCGTCTCTCTTGCCAGTTTCTCCGTCTCTTCCTGGCTCTCCAGCCTCCGATCAAAGCAAATATACCTACCCACTGAGGTCTTCTTCATCTCCTCGTACACACAAATATGGGCCTTTGCTAATCTGCTTACGTCAACTGTTGCCAGGACTCCATCTGCATACATCTCACCAGCTCCTACAATTCGATTGAAAAAGATGGTCAATGCTAAGGGAAGGGGTGCGGCGAGAGCAATGACTGACCTAAAAAGTTCGAACTGCTGCAAAATTCAGCAGCGTACGTTTTCGTCGAGAAGGAATACAATTGGGAGTACCTTTCAAATAAGCAATTGTAGACGTCAAGCTTCTATAGTGAAACTCGGGGCCTGTAACTAGGCCCGGACAGATGGTGGCCAGTTTAAGCCCCCTTTCCTTGGCCAGCTCCCATGCAGCTTTTTCAGCTCTCAGCTTACCCAAGGCATACCATAGCTGTGAAATTTGGATTAAAAACAGGCGGAAAATTTGTTATCGAACTGCGGTACACAACTACTTGGTCGTGCAGTTTTCATCAAAATTGACGGGAAGAAAGGTGAGATTTCTCACAAACATTCTACCTTTTTGTTAATGCAAACAGATTCATCACTCCAACACTTCTGGTCAATTATAAGAGACGTGTTATTGATAGATTTGTCTTGCCATACACAAGCCAGAAGCGACGATGTAAGCACGCACTGTCTAACCGAGGATGCCGCTGCACAAGCTTCTACGATGTTTTTTGTTGCCTTGACTTCTATCTGGGCCATAGTTTTCTGGAAGGGTACACAAATATTCTGAGTTATAGCAAGCCAGTCATACTTAGTTGTATAAATTTAGAGTTTAATCACCCAACCCAACTAGTCACAATACCATAGCagactttctttttattttcaataCCATAGCACTTTTAGGAAAAATTGTTTGGAATGACAGCCACAAGCCactagtaaaagaaaatgaaagcaaCCCCCAATGCCCCAAGCCTTAGAGACGATAATGGTGTAGTGGACGCCAGTGCGTCTGATCATTTGATGTCAAATTACCAACTCGATTCATGTCGAGCCATGTGCtccaaaaattttcattaacCTCCGTAAAGTGAACCCTACGATCACTTTCATTACAAAATGCATTCCAGAACATGAGTTGTCTGGTTCAAGCACTATCTTTGGAATAGACGTGGACGAAAGTGCAGTGGACCTTAACCATGTACACAACTGGAAATGAATAGTAAGAATGAATTAAACGGCGTGGTAATAGCATAATACTGGAAGAATAAATGGCAAAATAAGTCAACTATTTAAGATTGCATTGTTAGGTgactaaagtttttttttttttttttttttggtggccGAAATGGTTCACCGAACTTGAAAATGTATGCCTTTCTACGTCGTTTTGACGAATTCCAGTGTTAAAATAGTCAGAAATGCAATTACATGACTAACATGCTTAGAAATGCAACTACATGACTAACATGCTTAGATTTTCAACAGCAAAAGTaaggaaaatcattcaaaacatttCTTACATTTcgccaaaataaatttttttagcaatcacttttaaaatgttaactTTACATtctttacaaattcaaattaacaaattttggttCCGACTACTTTCTAATATGAAATCACCATATGACCCACATGTAGTTATTTTTAATATGCAAAAAGGTTAAGTACCAATTTTTTTAGTGATACAAATGAATATGAATTGACTTAGATCCCACTTTTTTAGGCAAAAACTAAATATAATTTGAGTCCAATTTTACTCTTTTTAGAGGCAAAAGTAAATATGAATCAGTCATTTATGTAATTACAAATGAGATCtaaccttttggttcaaaaaaaaaaatgaccatATGTGGACACACGATGAATTTAGGATAAAGAATGataaaaatttaccaaattttaCTAATTTGATTTTGTAAAGAACGTAAAGttatcattttaaaagtgaagaatgaaaaaattcatttagcgAAACGTGATCAacgttttgaatgatttccctCCAAAAATATCTCACAACCTTCGGTGCACATTAAAACAAGATTAAGGACtttctcaaatttcaaattttaccaATTCTCTCCAAATTATGAAAGTAATCATGAACCATGCTTAGAAATTTTGGTTGAAACCTAGAAAGAATTAGTGAAGTTTGGAAACTCAAAAGatccttaatttttttcaaataagtGTCAAAGGTTGTGAGACATTTttgccattaaaaaaaaaaaaaaaactaagcgTATTGCTCAGTGGATGCATTTCCGTCTATCTCAATACCGGAAAGTACACTTTTACGAGTTCCTTGACCTTtttagcccaaaaaaaaaagaagtttgatGACTAAAATTTTCAATACTTGAGTGAGGTTGTTTGCCATTTGCTCATCGGAACAGACAAAAAACTTACGGAATAGCCCGAGAGACCAGCAGGGTCAACAAAGGCAGCAGTGTGAAATACGCCCCCACAACCCTCAAATGCTTCTATCAGACTCTCAACTTGAGATAAGTTGGCCATCACGGCTTCCACCATGTTGTTGCTTCCTCTCATTTCCTCCGACGCTTTTATTTCTCTCACCTTTTCCACGTCCTCTGCTTTTACAAAGATCAGAAGCAGATCAAACCAATAAAAAATACAGGAAATTAAATCTAATGGCTCAAAACTTAAGGATAAGTAATACAAAGCCAAAATTAAATATTGAAcgggggccaaaaaaaaaaacaaggcaACACTTGTTGTGTAGATTAGATTTTGCCGATGATGTAGGCAGCGAGAGGTTGggcatttctctgttttttttttttttttttttgtcaaattgctaCTTATCAAAGTTCCCAGCGACATGCGTAACGCTGTCTCATGCTCTTACTAGTTTTTATTGTATGGTCACTGTAACAGTCACCTGGAAGCTGTTACTAGTCATTTTACTACGAAGTCTATAACCAACAAACAAGTTAGGTAAACTAGTTTgtccttttgttttttgaaaaaacaatTACATAAATTTgtaaaaatcaattaaaaaaaaaaaagga
The genomic region above belongs to Coffea arabica cultivar ET-39 chromosome 7c, Coffea Arabica ET-39 HiFi, whole genome shotgun sequence and contains:
- the LOC113700063 gene encoding cinnamoyl-CoA reductase-like SNL6; translated protein: MGIVRIDESQRLEIQEFRRMLLSCAGLHPRKGEDNNDMRHVTTTTAGENDDAHPKLVCVTSGVSFLGIAIVNQLLLRGYSVRLIVHNQEDVEKVREIKASEEMRGSNNMVEAVMANLSQVESLIEAFEGCGGVFHTAAFVDPAGLSGYSKTMAQIEVKATKNIVEACAAASSVRQCVLTSSLLACVWQDKSINNTSLIIDQKCWSDESVCINKKLWYALGKLRAEKAAWELAKERGLKLATICPGLVTGPEFHYRSLTSTIAYLKGAGEMYADGVLATVDVSRLAKAHICVYEEMKKTSVGRYICFDRRLESQEETEKLARETGIGIDITRDVSVNCPMRFQLSNLKLSMLMSRMSRCNEP